A portion of the Phyllobacterium zundukense genome contains these proteins:
- a CDS encoding glutamate racemase, producing the protein MHQPIAVFDAGIGSYAIVAAIQKRLPRQDIIYFADRASFPYGGKDREQLLSIMRQSISFLENFDPSAIIIASNAPSIMVLDEVRKYCALPLYGVFPPLQQALAASRSGHVGIMAVRSLVDSENLPRFIEKHTNKPDNVALIDASPMVDLVENGSFLFSPADTQAAVGHFADEIFQRYPLIDALTLSSTHLPWLQSFFEASRPDCLFLDPAEDIVAGIGPGTAGTSIVQGLITEDENYDLDTFRRMLKHIGVDIPLDLVSP; encoded by the coding sequence GTGCACCAACCAATTGCTGTTTTTGATGCCGGTATCGGCAGCTACGCCATTGTCGCCGCGATCCAGAAACGTCTCCCGAGGCAGGATATCATCTATTTCGCAGATCGCGCCAGTTTTCCCTATGGCGGAAAGGACAGGGAGCAACTGCTTTCGATCATGCGGCAATCGATTAGCTTTCTTGAAAACTTTGATCCCTCAGCCATCATTATTGCCTCCAACGCGCCATCCATCATGGTACTGGATGAGGTGAGGAAATATTGTGCCCTGCCTCTTTACGGCGTGTTTCCGCCGCTGCAGCAAGCCTTGGCAGCGTCACGAAGCGGCCACGTAGGCATCATGGCTGTTCGTTCGTTGGTGGACAGCGAGAACCTGCCTCGGTTCATCGAGAAGCACACCAACAAGCCTGACAATGTGGCTCTTATCGATGCGTCACCGATGGTTGATCTGGTGGAGAACGGTTCTTTCCTGTTTTCGCCAGCCGATACACAGGCCGCCGTCGGCCATTTTGCCGACGAAATTTTCCAGCGCTATCCTTTGATCGATGCCCTGACCTTATCAAGCACCCATCTGCCCTGGCTGCAGAGCTTTTTTGAAGCGTCCCGCCCCGATTGTCTCTTCCTCGATCCTGCAGAGGACATTGTTGCGGGCATCGGGCCTGGAACAGCCGGCACTAGCATCGTGCAGGGGCTTATCACCGAAGATGAAAACTATGATCTGGACACCTTTCGGCGCATGCTCAAACATATCGGCGTCGATATTCCGCTTGATCTGGTCAGCCCCTGA
- a CDS encoding PQQ-dependent sugar dehydrogenase, with protein MLTTVAVSVLPIGCVAVQSQQSPRLSITGGYGPDPVLPQPRTALIPTIKIAEAKGWPDGVTPKPAKGLKVNAFAKELDHPRWLYVLPNGDVLVAETNAPAKHDSGFSFRKLVMGLAMKRAGASVASANRITLLRDTDHDGVADLRTPFIERLNSPFGMALLNGRLYVANTDAIVAFPYSQGDTRITKLPEKIVGLPAGPINHHWTKDVIASRDGTRLYVTIGSNSNVGENGMRAEENRAAVLEVALPSRKTRVFASGLRNPNGLSWNPDDGRLWVAVNERDEIGNDLVPDYMTSVKDGGFYGWPYSYFGQNVDIRAKPQRPDLVSRAIKPDYALGSHTASLGLTFYTGPLLGPYYRHGAFVGQHGSWNRNPRSGYKVIFVPFRNGRPQGPPKDILTGFIGPGGEARGRPVGVVVDKAGALLIADDVGNVVWRLVPANVRH; from the coding sequence ATTCTGACGACAGTTGCTGTCAGTGTTCTCCCAATAGGTTGCGTTGCGGTTCAATCGCAACAGTCTCCGAGGCTTTCGATTACCGGCGGCTACGGCCCCGATCCCGTGTTGCCACAACCCAGGACGGCTCTGATTCCTACAATCAAGATAGCGGAGGCTAAAGGGTGGCCTGACGGCGTAACCCCGAAGCCTGCAAAAGGACTAAAGGTGAACGCCTTTGCGAAAGAGCTCGACCACCCACGTTGGCTTTATGTACTACCCAACGGCGATGTTCTGGTCGCCGAGACGAACGCGCCCGCCAAGCACGACAGCGGATTCAGTTTTCGCAAATTGGTAATGGGGCTCGCCATGAAGCGCGCCGGCGCGAGTGTAGCAAGCGCCAACCGGATCACTCTTTTGCGCGACACCGATCATGATGGCGTCGCCGATCTCCGTACTCCATTTATCGAGCGACTCAATTCGCCCTTCGGTATGGCCTTGTTGAACGGTAGACTCTACGTTGCCAATACCGATGCCATCGTTGCCTTTCCCTATTCGCAAGGTGACACCCGCATAACCAAGCTGCCAGAAAAAATCGTCGGCTTGCCAGCCGGACCTATCAATCATCATTGGACCAAGGATGTCATTGCCAGTCGCGATGGCACGAGGCTCTATGTCACCATAGGCTCAAACAGCAATGTCGGAGAGAACGGCATGAGGGCCGAGGAAAATCGGGCTGCGGTACTGGAAGTTGCCCTGCCCAGCCGAAAGACCAGGGTGTTTGCCTCTGGATTGCGCAATCCGAACGGGCTTTCATGGAACCCGGACGACGGCAGACTTTGGGTAGCTGTCAATGAGCGCGATGAAATCGGCAATGATCTTGTCCCCGACTACATGACATCGGTTAAGGATGGCGGATTTTATGGATGGCCCTATAGTTATTTCGGACAGAATGTCGATATTCGTGCAAAGCCGCAACGGCCTGACCTCGTCAGCCGCGCAATCAAACCTGACTACGCGCTTGGCTCACATACCGCCTCTTTAGGGTTGACGTTCTACACCGGTCCGCTGCTCGGACCGTACTATCGTCACGGGGCCTTCGTCGGCCAACACGGCTCGTGGAACCGCAATCCCCGCAGTGGCTACAAGGTGATTTTCGTTCCATTCAGGAATGGCAGACCGCAGGGACCACCCAAAGATATCCTAACCGGCTTTATCGGCCCTGGTGGCGAGGCGCGCGGCCGACCGGTTGGCGTCGTAGTGGATAAGGCGGGTGCACTGTTGATTGCCGACGATGTCGGCAACGTCGTATGGCGGCTAGTGCCAGCGAACGTTCGCCATTGA
- a CDS encoding AraC family transcriptional regulator, which translates to MIARDNLINVHLPEDGFGDYPHTAVAQGGAEPAGRTYAFHTHHRAQLFQIVRGSLRLETERGYFIIPPERAVFVPSGVLHEVTYLQETERSYVFFRPDAVASLSPEVSVIGTTRLLRELILAFLEIPRADAGSLRAERLVAVILDQLQTSPVAPLSLPLPASERLRDIAADMRNEPGADWPLDELASRAAMSPRSFQRHFQSETGMSFRAWRQQAKLLKSVEWLAGGRSVGDIAFALGYSGPSAFIAVFRAAFGASPGKYFQETPLEL; encoded by the coding sequence ATGATTGCCCGCGACAACCTGATCAACGTTCATTTGCCGGAAGACGGGTTCGGAGATTATCCGCATACCGCTGTCGCTCAGGGCGGAGCAGAGCCCGCCGGGCGGACCTACGCTTTTCATACGCACCACCGGGCGCAGCTTTTCCAGATCGTGCGGGGTTCGCTGAGGCTGGAGACGGAGCGGGGTTACTTCATCATCCCACCCGAACGCGCCGTGTTCGTGCCGTCCGGGGTCCTCCACGAGGTGACCTACCTGCAGGAGACGGAGCGCAGCTATGTCTTTTTCCGCCCCGACGCGGTGGCGAGCCTGTCACCGGAAGTCTCCGTGATCGGTACGACGCGGCTCCTGCGCGAGCTAATCCTAGCGTTTCTGGAAATACCTCGCGCGGATGCGGGCAGCCTCCGCGCCGAACGACTTGTGGCAGTCATTCTCGACCAGCTCCAGACGAGTCCGGTCGCACCGTTGTCTCTCCCGTTGCCGGCATCCGAACGCCTCCGGGACATCGCCGCAGACATGCGGAATGAGCCGGGCGCAGATTGGCCCCTCGATGAGCTTGCGTCACGTGCGGCCATGTCCCCACGTAGCTTCCAGCGTCACTTCCAATCTGAGACAGGGATGAGTTTCCGCGCCTGGCGACAGCAGGCGAAACTGCTGAAATCGGTGGAGTGGCTCGCCGGTGGCCGAAGCGTCGGCGACATCGCTTTTGCACTCGGCTACTCAGGCCCCAGCGCCTTCATCGCCGTTTTTCGTGCGGCCTTCGGTGCCTCTCCCGGAAAATACTTCCAAGAAACGCCTCTGGAGCTGTGA
- a CDS encoding tetratricopeptide repeat protein: MLARSEKDILLEGEQVAKRAAPTDPDDERPLRELGTISMYLGKFDNSLEYFDQGESINPQHADLLADYADALTHYGDLHMALEKIEQAIQHNPLAPDYYYWVGAGTLHSLDRHTEAISFLEKMKNPRAAARLMAASWAMLGEKEKATEYRNYALVDSPTFRIDEWTKSVCLRVPEQRAKYEASLREAGFQ; this comes from the coding sequence ATGCTTGCGCGGAGTGAGAAAGATATCCTGCTTGAGGGTGAGCAGGTTGCCAAGCGCGCCGCACCAACCGATCCGGACGATGAACGGCCTTTGCGCGAGCTTGGCACCATCAGCATGTATCTCGGCAAATTTGACAACAGTCTTGAATATTTCGACCAAGGCGAATCCATCAATCCGCAACATGCCGATCTGCTTGCCGATTATGCCGATGCGCTGACCCACTATGGCGATCTCCATATGGCCCTCGAAAAAATTGAACAAGCGATTCAACATAATCCCCTCGCTCCGGATTATTACTATTGGGTGGGGGCAGGAACTCTTCACAGCCTCGATCGTCACACCGAAGCCATCAGCTTTCTTGAGAAAATGAAAAACCCCCGCGCTGCAGCCCGCCTCATGGCTGCAAGCTGGGCGATGCTTGGCGAGAAGGAAAAGGCGACCGAATACCGAAACTATGCGCTGGTAGATAGTCCGACCTTTCGGATTGATGAGTGGACCAAGAGTGTTTGTCTGAGGGTTCCCGAACAGCGCGCAAAATATGAAGCATCCTTGCGTGAAGCAGGGTTCCAGTAG
- a CDS encoding class I SAM-dependent DNA methyltransferase yields the protein MHDDGLFDEKIAATYDDDKGISAPEVIEPAVDLLAELAGGGRALEFAIGTGRIALPLARKGVQVEGIELSRPMVSRLRAKEGGAEISVAIGDMATTDVARRFSLVYLVFNTINNLTSQDAQLACFRNAAAHLEPGGHFLIEVGVPPLQRLPVGETILAFDHGETHWGVDEYDVVNQNFSSHHIWLRDGSYERFSVPFRYAWPAEFDLMARLAGLRLKERWGGWKKELFTQVSDKHVSVWQKVEG from the coding sequence ATGCATGATGACGGGCTTTTCGACGAGAAGATCGCTGCGACCTACGATGATGATAAAGGCATCTCTGCGCCAGAGGTGATCGAGCCGGCCGTTGATCTCCTGGCCGAGCTCGCAGGAGGCGGGCGCGCCTTGGAATTCGCGATCGGAACCGGACGTATCGCACTTCCTCTCGCGCGGAAAGGGGTGCAGGTGGAGGGCATCGAGCTTTCGAGGCCGATGGTGTCTCGCCTTCGCGCTAAAGAAGGAGGCGCGGAGATCTCGGTAGCGATCGGCGATATGGCAACGACGGATGTCGCGAGACGGTTCTCACTCGTCTACCTGGTTTTCAATACGATAAACAACCTGACATCGCAGGACGCTCAGCTCGCCTGCTTCCGGAACGCAGCCGCGCATCTCGAACCTGGTGGACACTTCCTGATTGAGGTCGGCGTGCCACCGCTTCAGCGGCTGCCGGTCGGCGAGACGATCCTGGCATTCGACCACGGCGAAACGCATTGGGGCGTCGACGAGTACGACGTGGTGAACCAGAATTTCTCGTCCCATCACATCTGGCTCCGTGACGGAAGCTATGAGCGATTCTCAGTACCGTTTCGTTATGCCTGGCCAGCTGAATTCGACCTTATGGCGCGACTGGCTGGTTTAAGGCTCAAAGAGCGTTGGGGCGGCTGGAAAAAGGAGCTGTTCACGCAGGTCAGCGATAAACATGTCTCCGTCTGGCAGAAGGTTGAAGGTTAG
- a CDS encoding ribose-phosphate diphosphokinase, with protein MNQIAIFSGSAHPELAQEICSCLDVPLYPVRTKRFSNDCLEVQLQANCREQDVFIVQPLSVPVQENLVELLLMLDAARGASASRITAVIPHFSYARSDKKDAPRISIGGRLVADLLVTAGASRVLTMTLHSPQVHGFFSVPVDQLHALGELANHFLRYDLSRGVVVSPDLGNAKNAAAFAKRLNVPVAAGAKERLSDTQVRISALIGDVRNRDVIVLDDEIASGGSILELLQHLRAHGARSIRIATTHAIFAGSAAARLAAEPDVLEIVCTNTVPIATEKRLPKLTVLSVAPAFAEAMRRINSGESVSALLAEDIVPARAVAAS; from the coding sequence GTGAACCAGATAGCCATCTTCAGCGGCAGTGCTCATCCCGAACTTGCGCAGGAAATATGTTCCTGTCTCGACGTGCCCTTATATCCGGTGCGCACCAAACGTTTCTCCAATGATTGCCTTGAAGTCCAGCTGCAGGCCAATTGCCGCGAGCAGGATGTTTTCATCGTCCAGCCGCTCAGCGTGCCGGTGCAGGAAAACCTGGTCGAGCTGCTGCTGATGCTCGATGCCGCGCGCGGTGCATCAGCTTCACGCATCACCGCTGTCATCCCGCACTTTTCCTATGCCCGTTCCGACAAGAAGGACGCGCCGCGCATTTCCATCGGTGGGCGATTAGTTGCAGATCTCCTGGTCACTGCTGGGGCCAGTCGTGTCCTCACCATGACGCTACATTCCCCGCAGGTGCATGGCTTTTTCAGCGTGCCCGTCGATCAGCTCCATGCGCTTGGCGAGCTCGCCAATCACTTCTTGCGCTATGACCTGAGCCGCGGCGTCGTCGTTTCGCCCGACCTTGGCAATGCCAAAAACGCGGCCGCCTTCGCCAAGCGCCTCAATGTGCCGGTCGCCGCCGGTGCCAAGGAACGTTTGAGTGATACCCAAGTGCGCATCTCGGCGCTTATCGGCGATGTCCGCAATCGCGACGTCATCGTGCTCGATGACGAGATCGCCAGCGGCGGCTCCATTCTCGAACTGCTCCAGCATCTGCGCGCCCATGGCGCCCGCTCCATTCGGATTGCCACCACTCACGCCATTTTCGCCGGCTCCGCCGCCGCCCGCCTTGCCGCCGAACCCGACGTGCTGGAGATCGTCTGCACGAACACCGTGCCCATCGCCACCGAAAAGCGCCTGCCCAAGCTGACCGTGCTGTCTGTCGCGCCTGCCTTCGCGGAAGCCATGCGCCGGATCAATTCGGGCGAATCCGTCAGTGCGCTTTTGGCCGAGGACATCGTCCCGGCCCGGGCAGTCGCCGCGTCTTAA
- a CDS encoding BTAD domain-containing putative transcriptional regulator, with protein sequence MKLAVFGEATVSLGGQLVPRVPANFLRIIVYLLLESPNHSVSRGKLAQVFWSNTDQAHASMNLRQSLARIRKFQEQYGLNLVQGDATYVYLNLSQVRAELLSIDLLEYLEFAQLGDIESVLSLAGLYTGDLLAHNEPQNSDFDEWLDVQRVKLRDDLITTLLKMVDQPVGVSIDEKRQCARKLIEIDPYQEVGYRTLMQTESQLGLIAKVERTFRECAKKLRDDLDVDPEEETIELYQQLLPKLSPATTRALILPQPAPPLVTNGVEIQTPQSILPTIQIEQNKKAGLPRVMVLYMPHNAADPMEQLAASLVDDITIGLCRLRTLSVVAPYTSKRIVTDSPINSFEGLREQFGVNYAVDCKIVRLDGFCFLSVKLIDVATQEIVWAEKQKFDYVLPEQQYRQLSIRIILSVVSLIKKSELDRYNKLYQDPNAYYWYLIGKRDVDRSRPSEIASGAPGLQEFSHCVTGLRAGAQRHRAHDAKGMAHACAE encoded by the coding sequence ATGAAGCTGGCGGTTTTTGGAGAGGCAACTGTTAGTCTGGGCGGGCAACTCGTTCCGCGCGTACCCGCGAATTTTCTTCGCATCATAGTCTATCTGCTTCTCGAGAGTCCCAATCATTCTGTTTCCCGCGGCAAGCTTGCGCAAGTTTTCTGGTCCAATACGGATCAGGCCCATGCTTCCATGAATTTGCGCCAGAGCCTGGCGCGCATCCGCAAATTTCAGGAACAGTACGGCCTCAACCTTGTCCAGGGCGATGCCACATATGTCTATCTTAACCTGTCGCAGGTAAGGGCAGAACTGCTCAGCATCGATCTTCTTGAATATCTGGAATTTGCGCAGTTGGGTGACATAGAGTCTGTGCTCAGTCTCGCTGGCCTTTATACTGGCGACCTGCTCGCGCACAACGAGCCGCAGAACTCCGACTTCGATGAATGGCTGGACGTCCAGCGCGTCAAGCTGCGCGATGATCTGATCACGACACTCTTGAAAATGGTCGACCAGCCGGTTGGCGTTAGTATCGATGAAAAGCGCCAATGTGCTCGCAAGCTGATCGAGATCGATCCCTATCAGGAGGTTGGCTATCGCACATTGATGCAGACGGAGTCGCAACTGGGTCTGATCGCAAAGGTCGAGCGAACATTCCGCGAATGCGCCAAGAAGCTCCGTGACGACCTTGATGTCGATCCGGAAGAAGAAACGATCGAGCTCTATCAGCAGCTGCTGCCCAAGCTTTCACCAGCGACAACGCGAGCCCTGATCCTGCCGCAGCCCGCTCCTCCGCTGGTTACCAATGGTGTGGAGATCCAGACCCCGCAATCGATCTTGCCGACGATCCAGATCGAGCAGAACAAAAAGGCTGGTCTGCCGCGAGTCATGGTCCTTTATATGCCGCATAATGCAGCGGATCCGATGGAGCAGCTTGCAGCCTCGCTGGTAGACGATATCACCATCGGGCTTTGTCGTCTGCGTACGCTGTCGGTTGTGGCGCCCTATACATCGAAGAGGATTGTCACCGATTCCCCGATAAACAGTTTTGAGGGTTTGCGTGAACAATTCGGCGTCAACTATGCGGTCGACTGCAAGATCGTTCGCCTCGACGGTTTCTGTTTCCTGTCGGTGAAGCTTATTGATGTCGCCACCCAGGAAATCGTCTGGGCGGAAAAACAGAAGTTCGATTATGTTCTGCCCGAGCAGCAATACCGCCAACTGTCGATCCGCATCATCCTCTCCGTCGTCTCGCTCATCAAGAAGTCCGAACTCGATCGCTACAATAAGCTCTACCAGGATCCGAACGCCTACTACTGGTATCTGATCGGCAAGAGGGATGTCGACAGATCTCGACCTTCCGAAATTGCGTCAGGCGCGCCAGGCCTTCAAGAATTCTCTCACTGCGTCACCGGACTTCGTGCCGGCGCTCAGCGGCATCGCGCGCACGATGCAAAAGGAATGGCTCATGCTTGCGCGGAGTGA
- a CDS encoding MgtC/SapB family protein — protein MEDIEIFQRMGLALAIGAAVGVERHWREKDEEEGSRTAGIRTFALIGLLGGVAGLLEHFLARPGGIPGIVVVGFLVTLTAVFAAFRLRKAIADENYSATSVVVAMLTFAIASAAVLGSMTVASAGGVVLVAVLASREFLHASMRKLRWSELRSAVILLALTFVVLVPSEPVSLCS, from the coding sequence ATGGAAGACATAGAAATATTTCAACGCATGGGGTTGGCGCTTGCCATCGGCGCTGCGGTTGGTGTCGAACGGCATTGGCGGGAAAAGGACGAAGAGGAAGGCAGCCGTACCGCCGGCATTCGTACGTTTGCACTCATTGGCCTGCTCGGGGGCGTTGCCGGCCTACTCGAACATTTTCTTGCCCGTCCAGGCGGCATCCCGGGGATCGTCGTCGTCGGATTCCTGGTGACGCTGACAGCGGTTTTTGCGGCGTTTCGGTTGCGCAAAGCAATCGCAGACGAGAACTACAGCGCGACGTCGGTTGTGGTTGCGATGCTTACATTTGCTATCGCAAGTGCAGCCGTTCTCGGAAGCATGACCGTCGCATCCGCGGGGGGCGTGGTTCTGGTTGCGGTGCTTGCAAGCCGGGAATTCCTCCACGCCTCCATGCGCAAATTGCGCTGGTCCGAACTGCGCTCGGCGGTGATCCTGTTGGCGCTGACCTTTGTTGTTCTTGTCCCATCTGAGCCGGTGTCGCTTTGCTCTTAA
- a CDS encoding thermonuclease family protein encodes MFPTYATIVIPDNDSANAVAFVGQTISRQQLYVVDGDTILYNREQIRIANIDAPEIGQAKCESELKRGLEAKAALKELLEGKEFQIVRGDPKTGRMTDKYGRTLAFS; translated from the coding sequence ATGTTCCCGACCTATGCCACGATTGTCATTCCGGACAATGACTCGGCGAATGCTGTCGCATTCGTCGGACAAACCATCAGCCGTCAGCAACTATATGTCGTGGACGGCGACACGATCCTTTACAACCGTGAGCAGATCAGGATCGCAAATATCGACGCTCCAGAAATCGGGCAGGCAAAATGCGAATCCGAGCTGAAGCGAGGATTGGAAGCGAAGGCCGCTCTTAAGGAACTCCTCGAAGGCAAGGAATTCCAGATCGTCCGGGGTGATCCTAAAACGGGCAGGATGACCGACAAATACGGAAGAACCCTTGCTTTTAGTTAA
- a CDS encoding SixA phosphatase family protein, giving the protein MRRLMLLRHAKSDRPEGVDDQERPLAKRGRRTSPLMGTYMAEKGLMPDLAIVSTARRAKETWKRARSAFKHDISRRKEPRIYDASAKAILDIIKETAPDVKALLLVGHNPGLQDLALRLIGKGSQSDLSRLHQKYPTAGLVVIDFDVKRWRDVSEGLGQLERFETPKSIGGIADLR; this is encoded by the coding sequence ATGCGCCGGTTGATGCTGCTTCGTCACGCCAAATCGGATCGGCCCGAAGGTGTCGATGATCAAGAACGCCCTCTGGCAAAACGCGGGCGACGAACGAGCCCTTTGATGGGCACATACATGGCAGAGAAGGGACTTATGCCCGACCTCGCCATAGTTTCAACGGCTCGGCGCGCCAAAGAAACCTGGAAACGCGCACGCTCCGCCTTTAAGCACGACATTTCGCGGCGAAAAGAACCGCGCATTTACGATGCTTCGGCGAAGGCCATCCTTGATATCATCAAGGAAACAGCACCCGATGTTAAGGCGCTGTTGCTCGTCGGACATAACCCCGGACTTCAGGACCTTGCTCTCAGGCTGATTGGCAAGGGAAGTCAATCCGATCTGTCCCGACTGCACCAAAAATACCCGACCGCGGGCCTTGTTGTAATCGACTTCGATGTCAAACGCTGGCGTGATGTGTCCGAAGGCCTAGGCCAACTTGAACGGTTCGAGACACCGAAGTCCATCGGCGGCATTGCGGACCTCAGGTAA
- a CDS encoding LON peptidase substrate-binding domain-containing protein encodes MRDFRDAKAMAKTLREALHAKSVTFTNSESQELVARILGFRDWNVLAATIQATQPRAKSVSAETSIAAGAEIPLVPMRDLVLFPHMISRIFVAREKTRQAVEHALASDRRVLVVAQRHGGEDHPSTLEALYPVGVIANVVDRQTQVDGTLKVTVCGLQRTGMVRLTDDGFLAAEVTPFDDERGQSTEAAALSSAVLDAYQIYAEVDFSALPPGSKARFGLPSIGNPSLLADTVAPLLSTSIEQKQQLLETNDVVARLQRLIELMSNGRPKAVA; translated from the coding sequence ATGCGCGATTTCCGCGATGCCAAAGCTATGGCGAAAACCCTACGTGAAGCGCTTCACGCCAAATCTGTCACCTTCACCAACAGTGAGAGCCAGGAGCTCGTTGCTCGAATTCTTGGCTTTCGAGACTGGAACGTATTGGCCGCAACGATCCAAGCGACGCAGCCGAGAGCGAAATCGGTGAGTGCCGAAACGTCCATTGCCGCGGGGGCGGAGATCCCCCTCGTTCCTATGCGGGACTTGGTTCTGTTTCCGCACATGATCTCGCGGATTTTCGTGGCACGCGAGAAAACCCGACAGGCCGTGGAACACGCTCTTGCCAGCGACCGGCGCGTTCTCGTTGTCGCCCAAAGGCATGGCGGCGAGGACCACCCCAGCACTCTTGAAGCCCTCTATCCAGTGGGAGTCATAGCAAACGTGGTCGATCGCCAGACACAGGTGGACGGGACCCTCAAGGTTACCGTCTGCGGGCTTCAGCGAACAGGCATGGTCCGGCTGACCGATGACGGGTTCCTGGCGGCGGAGGTTACGCCGTTTGACGACGAACGCGGCCAGTCGACGGAGGCAGCCGCTCTGTCGAGTGCGGTTCTCGATGCGTACCAGATCTACGCCGAGGTCGATTTTTCTGCACTACCGCCGGGATCCAAAGCCAGGTTCGGCCTACCTTCGATCGGAAACCCCAGCCTGTTAGCCGACACAGTCGCCCCTTTGCTATCGACCAGTATCGAACAGAAGCAGCAACTCTTGGAAACCAATGACGTGGTGGCTCGTCTCCAAAGACTCATCGAGCTGATGAGCAATGGCCGACCCAAAGCTGTCGCATAA
- a CDS encoding DUF1127 domain-containing protein: protein MTLEFQMAEIPERLARGLLTKLPALRYGASVVVGWWQRSETEHALHRLSDRDLADIGIARRDIREFAWTGTVAASERRNRSPAAAMDALACGESHAPSGWVEALADPFRDGSRINAMSTKPRSTR, encoded by the coding sequence ATGACACTGGAATTCCAAATGGCCGAAATCCCGGAGCGCCTTGCCCGCGGCCTTCTGACGAAGCTACCAGCTTTGAGGTACGGAGCCTCCGTCGTTGTGGGCTGGTGGCAACGGAGCGAGACCGAACACGCACTGCACCGACTATCGGATCGTGATCTGGCGGACATAGGTATTGCGCGTCGCGATATTCGCGAGTTCGCTTGGACTGGGACCGTCGCAGCCAGCGAGCGACGAAACAGATCACCGGCCGCCGCCATGGATGCGCTTGCCTGCGGGGAATCCCATGCCCCGAGCGGATGGGTGGAAGCCCTCGCTGATCCCTTTCGCGACGGCTCACGAATTAATGCGATGTCCACGAAGCCGCGGTCAACGCGATAG
- a CDS encoding pyridoxal-phosphate dependent enzyme → MKILKVRYEEGKFLSLGPSTPYGFSASDFVQWVYEQLGIWRGMFDRSETTHNLSNEFERDLQFVLNNVRNVQHHKLTLPKLENLEVRLIDETRQEGGSFKYRGAILGARNNRLGVVACGSGNFPIAVGLAASKLSLPALLVMPDDAPQLKKKLALGSGSETVFVPRSEFVQIAKEEADIRGWNALHPFKSPEMLVGSCTLGFEVAEAIDSYGSPTDAVVVACGGGGLAAGTALGLRLKGAANTVYAVEPENYPRLAAAFATGCPVEIYPTGHTNCDALRVTEIGQLAFDTIQELDVSTTIASDAGVAAAQSLMAEECGVYAEPSGALALAALLEDRLPRKHSRIWVVVCGGNI, encoded by the coding sequence ATGAAGATCCTTAAAGTTAGATATGAAGAGGGGAAGTTCCTATCTTTAGGGCCATCAACCCCCTATGGATTTTCTGCATCGGACTTTGTCCAATGGGTGTATGAACAATTGGGGATTTGGCGGGGCATGTTCGATAGAAGCGAAACTACTCACAATCTGTCGAATGAATTTGAACGTGATCTTCAGTTCGTTTTGAATAACGTCAGGAACGTCCAGCATCACAAATTGACGTTACCTAAATTGGAAAACCTCGAGGTTCGTCTCATTGATGAAACTCGCCAAGAAGGGGGGTCTTTCAAGTATCGGGGTGCCATTCTAGGTGCGAGGAATAACCGACTGGGTGTTGTTGCGTGCGGTTCCGGCAACTTTCCGATCGCAGTTGGGTTGGCCGCTTCAAAGCTGAGCCTTCCGGCACTACTGGTTATGCCAGATGACGCTCCGCAACTCAAAAAGAAGCTTGCGCTAGGATCTGGCTCGGAGACGGTTTTCGTACCACGATCCGAGTTTGTTCAAATCGCGAAAGAAGAAGCTGATATCCGAGGCTGGAATGCCCTGCATCCCTTCAAAAGTCCGGAAATGCTCGTGGGAAGCTGCACTCTGGGTTTTGAGGTAGCTGAGGCAATCGATAGTTATGGCTCGCCAACAGATGCAGTTGTTGTTGCATGCGGAGGAGGTGGTCTCGCGGCCGGAACTGCGCTTGGTCTTCGACTTAAAGGGGCCGCTAACACTGTCTACGCTGTTGAGCCGGAGAACTACCCGCGCTTGGCAGCAGCCTTTGCTACGGGTTGTCCAGTGGAGATTTACCCTACCGGGCATACAAACTGCGATGCTCTCCGGGTCACCGAGATAGGACAGCTGGCGTTTGACACAATTCAAGAACTCGATGTCTCGACGACAATCGCATCCGATGCGGGAGTGGCCGCGGCGCAATCGCTGATGGCAGAAGAATGTGGGGTTTATGCAGAACCAAGCGGCGCTCTTGCGTTAGCAGCGCTTCTGGAAGACCGGTTACCGAGAAAACATAGTCGGATTTGGGTGGTCGTATGCGGAGGCAATATCTGA